One stretch of Arachis hypogaea cultivar Tifrunner chromosome 20, arahy.Tifrunner.gnm2.J5K5, whole genome shotgun sequence DNA includes these proteins:
- the LOC112784405 gene encoding uncharacterized protein isoform X2 encodes MMECMKKKASSSSHTQVRRTFDSLSNDDGVHGKKANSSSHSQLRRQIDSLSNDDGVHGKKESSSSHSQVRRTFDSLSNNDRVHGKKASSSSHSQLRRQFDSLSNDDEVDEEEFESDFVAPKKKARGPTRNLELAKLSAGKRLDINWRMNRPVGPNAKLFKSRCTVLVRDVKNAPLKVKEWAYIKIENKIKMFDLVLFEQTGQEIDHLHLWELTHTRANGQACNEETQEKLVDLIPFKIYLRNYHLK; translated from the exons ATGATGGAGTgcatgaaaaaaaaagcaagttcATCAAGTCACACACAAGTTAGAAGGACATTTGACTCCCTTTCTAATGATGATGGAGTGCATGGAAAAAAAGCAAATTCATCAAGTCACTCACAACTTAGAAGGCAAATTGACTCCCTTTCTAATGATGATGGAGTCCATGGAAAAAAAGAAAGTTCATCAAGTCACTCACAAGTTAGAAGGACATTTGACTCTCTTTCTAATAATGATAGAGTGCATGGAAAAAAAGCAAGTTCATCAAGTCACTCACAACTTAGAAGGCAATTTGACTCCCTTTCTAATGACGATGAAGTggatgaagaagaattcgaatcTG ATTTTGTTGCACCGAAAAAAAAAGCGAGAGGACCTACACGCAATCTTGAGTTAGCAAAGTTATCAGCTGGAAAAAGACTTGACATAAACTGGAGAATGAATAGGCCAGTTGGTCCAAATGCAAAGTTGTTCAAATCAAGATGTACTGTTCTAGTTCGTGATGTGAAGAATGCACCACTAAAGGTTAAAGAATGGGCTTATATCAAAAtagagaacaaaataaagatgTTTGACCTAGTTTTG TTTGAGCAAACAGGACAAGAAATTGACCATCTTCATCTTTGGGAGCTTACGCATACCCGTGCTAATGGACAAGCTtgcaatgaagaaactcaagaaaaaCTT GTTGATTTGATCCCTTTTAAGATTTACTTAAGGAATTATCATCTCAAGTAA